The Triticum aestivum cultivar Chinese Spring unplaced genomic scaffold, IWGSC CS RefSeq v2.1 scaffold67781, whole genome shotgun sequence genome includes the window NNNNNNNNNNNNNNNNNNNNNNNNNNNNNNNNNNNNNNNNNNNNNNNNNNNNNNNNNNNNNNNNNNNNNNNNNNNNNNNNNNNNNNNNNNNNNNNNNNNNNGGCGGCGCGGTGGCGTCGGCGAGATCGAGCGAGAGACTCTCTCGCGCGAGAAACGTGGAACGAAGTGGCGACgataactgatttttcgtaagtgccatatatatagggggagcctttagtaccggttggagccatgaaccggtactaaaggccaattttggccagcccaagcggcgggaaacgaggccctttagtaccggttggtggctccaaccggtactaaaggccacccctttagtaccggtttgtgccaccaaccggtactaaaggccatgCACTGCCACCCGCGGTGCGCTATGTtttgtcccacctcgccgagcgaagggcagacgcactggtttataaacccagccgcggctgccctttcgaactcctctatatagcaggcttctgggcctaactaagGCGCGCTGCCCGGTGAGCCtcctggcccttctgggcctgcatttgcacaccctaggacTGGTAGGCtcaccgggcagcgccccaacatttttttaatttttttcttttccgcattatttattttcttctatttatttttgagtaatttttatatatagttatttattttctgctttatttttttcttctatttatttctgagtagtttttttgccgtatttagtttctttgtgNNNNNNNNNNNNNNNNNNNNNNNNNNNNNNNNNNNNNNNNNNNNNNNNNNNNNNNNNNNNNNNNNNNNNNNNNNNNNNNNNNNNNNNNNNNNNNNNNNNNNNNNNNNNNNNNNNNNNNNNNNNNNNNNNNNNNNNNNNNNNNNNNNNNNNNNNNNNNNNNNNNNNNNNNNNNNNNNNNNNNNNNNNNNNNNNNNNNNNNNNNNNNNNNNNNNNNNNNNNNNNNNNNNNNNNNNNNNNNNNNNNNNNNNNNNNNNNNNNNNNNNNNNNNNNNNNNNNNNNNNNNNNNNNNNNNNNNNNNNNNNNNNNNNNNNNNNNNNNNNNNNNNNNNNNNNNNNNNNNNNNNNNNNNNNNNNNNNNNNNNNNNNNNNNNNNNNNNNNNNNNNNNNNNNNNNNNNNNNNNNNNNNNNNNNNNNNNNNNNNNNNNNNNNNNNNNNNNNNNNNNNNNNNNNNNNNNNNNNNNNNNNNNNNNNNNNNNNNNNNNcttattcttcttctccttctccttctccttctccttcttcttcttctccttcttcttcctcttcttattcttcttcttctccttcttcttcctcctccttcttctcctcttcttcttcttcttctccttcttcttcctcttctccttcttctccttcttcctcctcctcttcttcttcttcttcttcctcttcttcttcttcttctcctcctcctccttcttcttcttctcctccttccttttgccataacagaagaagtccggagttgtaataagttactaaaaataaaaaagaggtgcaatgctcgttaatttgcttcaagccttttggaatagtgtaaactgcactgcgcgtagctccgtgcaatctaccatattcctaaaggcttgaagctaagcaacgtgagcattgagcctcttcttcatcgtctctgcacccaGGGCTTATAAACtgctcctactccctctctcttggcgaggtgggactaaaaaatagcttaccctttagtaccggttggagccaccaaccggtactgaaGGTGGTGCGCTGCCTGCACAAAATTTAATTagtgtcatttagctcaaaacaaatcattaaatgcatgaaaaatatcaaatgaaggcagaaatggttgaacGTTGATggcgtcactttgaatgatgcatactgaatgcacaaaaagtctggagttgtaataagtttaaaaaaatgaaatgcctttgtaacagatgagtttaatttcgtcagaaacctgaatacttcgaaagagattgtccaatttgtaaacgaagtgcatccagtttttgccgtaaccctctctacttttttgaacaatctatgtgggtgaaatgatgataccatgccaagtttcaactttttcagagttcatttgtagtgcttttcaatttccaggtcatttagttctcaaaacaaatcattgaatgcatgaaaaatagcaaatgaaggcagaaatggttgaaatttgatggcgtcgctttgaatggtgcatactgaatgcacaaaaaatctggagttgtaataagtttaaaaaaatgaaatgcctttgtaacagatgagtttaatttcgtcagaaaTCTGAATACTTCGAAANNNNNNNNNNNNNNNNNNNNNNNNNNNNNNNNNNNNNNNNNNNNNNNNNNNNNNNNNNNNNNNNNNNNNNNNNNNNNNNNNNNNNNNNNNNNNNNNNNNNNNNNNNNNNNNNNNNNNNNNNNNNNNNNNNNNNNNNNNNNNNNNNNNNNNNNNNTGGTTGAAatttgatggcgtcgctttgaatggtgcatactgaatgcacaaaaagtctggagttgtaataagtttaaaaaaatgaaatgcctttgtaacagatgagtttaatttcgtcagaaacctgaatacttcgaaagagattgtccagtttgtaaatgaagtgcatccagtttttgccgtaaccctctctacttttttgaacaatctatgtgggtgaaatgatgataccatgccaagtttcaactttttcagagttcatttgtagtgcttttcaattttcaggtcatttagttctcaaaacaaatcattgaatgcatgaaaaatagcaaatgaaggcagaaatggttgaaagttgatggcgtcgctttgaatggtgcatactgaacgcaaaaaatataagagcatttacatcatgatcttatatttctttagagtctaaactgtcaatatgatcttataacatcaaaaatactttgatcatcaatgatctttgtgtgtacaatctgaattgtcaatatgagtcatcaacgatttataaaccgatgaagactcatattgcggccacaaattctacacatagagttcaatgaagaccaagtgcttgtgatagtttgagaaataacatatttaaggtggtaaaaggcttgttaggggagcgaggtgggactaaaaacagcttgacatatttaaggtggtacgaaccggcactaaatggtgacggtggggccatagcctgaccgcaggctgacacatcccctttagtaccggttcgtggcatgaaccggtactaaaggttcgccacaaaccggtgctattgatcgccaccacgaaccggtgctattgtacacattagtgccggctgaaattcaaaccggcactattggGCTTCAcgtatgaccctttttctactagtgatgcttGGTGAGGGACTCATCGGCGAGGACTCTGGATGGAGTTGGGGTGGGGGAGCCAGAGGTCGATTCTCTTTCCCTTCCTCCTCTGGCGGTCGAGGCGCCGGTGCGGATTGCTACCTATGAGCTGCTCGTGGGGGGCGGGGGGTCGGGGCAGGAGGCCTTGACTTCTCCCCACCATATCCCGACGCCGGTGACGTTGGTCACGTTGGGGTCGGCCAACACCGGGGGAGGGAGCCCGAGTCAGGTGGCCTCGGCTCCTTCTACTCCGGTGGAGGCGGCGACACCTGCGCCATCTGTTGCGTTGGGGGAggggctggggcaggaggccctggctCCTCCTTCTTCCCCGGTGGTCTGGAGGATCGCCTCTTCTTCGCCGACAGCTCTTCCGTCTGCACAAGCGGATGGGGCGGGAGGAGggcgcgggcaggcggcccccgtcATCCCCTCTCTGTTCGCACCGGTGGCAGTGGACCCCAGCGTGGGGCACCTGTCTgtggggcttgggagcccgcagcCGCCTCCTCTGGTAACCTCGGCTGACGCTTTGAGGGACACTACGCCAGGTTTTACTAGGGAGGAGGTTGTTGCTTTTGGCGGGATCCCGGATCCCGTCTCGACAGGGAGACGGATGAGTGCTCGCATCCACGAGCTCCCGGAGGTGGATGATATGCAGCAgtggtgcgctatgagggcggccaagcttcaggaGGCTGCATCATCTTCTGGTTTGTCCGTCAACATATCTAACtctttattgcatttttctaatgaggagattataaataatgcaaaccagttaggagtttcactaggtgcaAGGGATAGTGAGATCACTAATTCGGTCAATGATCTGTTAGATTTGGAGGCGGAACGTGTCTTAGAGACTATTCGTAATCTTGCAGCTGTTAAACCAATGAATGATGATGAGATTGACGCGATAGGGGTTAGAGTGCTCGATAATCTGTGTGCGGATCTAGCACCCCCCACTCGTGACTCTGAGGAAGATGATGTACCCCTAGAGAATGAGGCTAGTAATATTTGTGAACCCGGTTATGGGGACCGGGCGACTGAGCCTAGTAAACCTAAGCGTAAATGGAAACGGAAGATCTATCCCAATTCcgcagttcgtaggagtgctaggattcgagttactaaaaaattccatgatgaactatgagaggaatttttggaatagcagaggtctgaaggacttggctaaaagaagattcCTAGCTGAGGCAGCTCTAGAGCAGAGGTTAGATTTTGTTGCTCTATCGGAGACGGGTAGAGATAACTTTGCACCCCAGTTTCTCTCTTCTCTTGTGGGTGGTattgatttcgattggcattgcctccctccacgaggaagatcgggtggtatcttactaggtgtgagatgcgattcgcttgaagtCCGAAGTGTCGTGATGGGAGACTTCGCGGTGAAGTTTCGAGTCAGGTCTAGGGTAGATGGttttaactgggctttggtggcggtttatggtgccgcacagcctgaGCTTAAAGCGGAGTTCCTGGCGGACCTTGTTCGAATCTGTGGGTCAGAATAGCTTCCAATTTTAGTtggaggtgatttcaatatcaCCAGGATGagagaggagaagaacaatgataactttgacggcagatggtcatttatgttcaataccattattgaaagcttggatctgagagagatagagctttctggtagaaagttcaCCTGGGCTAATGCTCTACCTAACCCAACATATGAAAAACTTGATCGAGTACTTGCGAGCATGGAGTGGGAAAAAAAGTTCCCTCTGGTTACGGTGCAAGCTCTTTCGAGGGGAATATCTGATCACACCCCATTGTTCGTGGACTCGGGAGAGCCGAACCATGTGGGTAACAAGAATACGTTCTCCTTCGAGATGTCTTGGTTTGAACGTGAGGGGTTCTTGGACTTAATCGCCAGGGAATGGGATAGAGGTGTAGGAGGCAAGAATGCggcgttggcagaataagattagacatttaagaagtttcttacggggttgggctaagaACCTCAGTGGTGTGTATAAGCTTGAAAAGGATAGACTCCTTACTCTTATACAGGCCCTGGACACACAGGCCGAAGTTAATATCTTGTCGCCAGCTCAGCTTCAGGTTAAAAATGAGGTGGAGAAGTGGCTGAAAGAACTGCTtcgcgaagaagaattgaagtgggctttgcgtgctaaagtacgcaaagtggtccaaggggatGCGAACACTCAGTTCTTCCATTTGATAGCTAACggcaagcacagaaagaagcgtatctttcagcttgagcaagatgagggcactattttaggtcaggataacctaaaaacataCATTACCGACtattataagcagttatttggacctccgaaggataattgtgtgtccctcgatgagtccaggactgaggaCGTGCCTCAGCTATCAGCTGCTGATAATGATATTTTGGTTGCCCCGTTTTCGGAGAAGGAGGTTtttgatgctattgcacagatgaaaaacaataaggctcccggaccggatggattcccggcagagttctataaaaagtgctggcacattattaagggggatttactacctatgttccatgatctgttctctggacagctttaattatttcacttgaattttgggactatcacactgcttcctaagaagacggatgctgtgagaattgagcaattcaggccgatctgtctcctcaatgttagtttcaaaattttcaccaaggtcgggactaacagactcacacagattgcacattctgtggtgcaacagtcccaaactgctttcatgccagacagaaatatccttgaaggggtggtcgtcctgcatgaaacactccatgaaatccattccaaaaacTTTGATGGAGTAATTTTttaggtggatttcgagaaagcgtacgataaggtcaaatggccattcctccaacagtcattgcgtatgaaaggttttgatgaagcctggcgccgataggttgaatcatttacgcaaaaaggtagtgtgggaattaaagttaatgataacataggtcattacttccagacacataaaggcctcagacaaggagatccgatgtcccctatcttgtttaacattgtgttggatatgttagcaatcttgataggaagggctaaggaaaatGGTCAAGTAAGTGGTTTGGTACCTCATCttattgatggaggtgtatccatccttcagtacgctgatgatacaatcatcttcatggagcatgacttggccaaggctAGAAATATGAAGCTCgtgttatgccttttcgaacaattgaccggggtaaagattaactttcataagagcgagctgttctgttttggccaaagatgaacaggatgcttataggcaattgtttgggtgcgagttgggaGAGTTACCCTTCTCCTACCTGGGGATTCCAATCCATCATCGTAGGCTGACAAACAgagagtggaagtgcatcgaggaccgatttgagaagaaactgagctgctggaagggtaagctcatgtcatacggaggccgattaatcctgattaattcggtgcttacgagtatgccaatgtttctcctatcgttctttgaggtcccagttggtgttaggaagagactggacttctatcaatcgcgtttcttttggcagggtgatgagcttaaaagaaaatatcggcttgctaaatgggatatcatctggaGACCGAAAGActaagggggtctaggtattgagaatCTAGAAGTTAAGAATAAATgtcttcttagcaagtggctgtggaagctctcaTCGGAGATTGATGCTATGTGGGCtcaaatccttcgcagcaagtacctcCAGACAAAAACTCTGTCCCAGGTTACAGTCAGGCCGACcgattcgcctttctggaaaggcctgatgaaagtcaaacaggccttatttaataggacaaagtttgttattggaaacggctcgagtacacgtttctgggaggatacttggctcggcgacACACCCTTGGCCATCCAATATCCGTCTTCGTAccgcattgttcaacgacgtgagcaATTCGTCGCATCGGTTTTTCAATCTACCCCCTTTAATATCCAGTTCCGACGaacgctagcgggcaatcgttgggaagaatggctccgtctaTTTAGGAGACTGATGGACGTCCAGCTTTCACAACAACCCAATGAATTACGCTGGAAATTGACTAAGTCTGGAGTATTCACgattaaatcaatgtatattgatgttattaattcgaactccattccTACGTCTAAACAtgtttgggatgtcaaagttcctttgaaaataaaagtgtttatgtggtttgtccataaacaagttattttaactaaggacaacttgataaagcgtaattggacaggacctactaggtgtagtttctgcgatcgggatgagactatcaaacacctcttttttgattgcccgttggccaaggtactttggcagacagtccacattgcttttaatatcaaTCCACCGAATTATGTTAATGCGTTATTTGGGActtggcttaatgggattgagcctggcttagcgagacatattcgggttggagtttgtgctttgctgtggactatctggacttgcagaaatgatttggtctttaacagaatatcatgtataCATTTTTTGCACGTCATATTCCGATCTACGgcactgatccgttcgtggtcgctactcacccagacggaggccagggagcatttggttactgggtctttccgctgggagatggtagctcgggatatcttcaaccggttcggatggcggtcatgtaataggataggtatTTAGTTTTCCTATCTAGTTTGAGCCGGCCGGTTGTGGCATCTCACTACCAGAAACTGGACTATTCCCCACGGCTAAAAACCGACAGGAAATTGCAAAATACTGTCAGGAAATATATTCCTGACGGCTACCCGACAGGAAATAGCCGACAGGATTAAATCGACAGGGAAAATAAAATTTGCCTGACAGTTGCCCGACAGGGAAATAACTCCTGTCGGTTGTTCCTGACGGCAGCCCACAGGAAAATCAAATGTCTCGTCAGGTTTATTAGACCCCTTTTCGTTGCAGATGGCCGTCAGGAAAAAGCTGACAGGATATATGCTTTTAGAAATAACCTGCTTTCCTGGCAGTGTTCTAACCGCCAGGAAATCAAGTTCACCATCTAACTGACAGTTCTATAACCTGTCAATAAATACTAATTCAGTGATAAATAAGCATACATCCAATAGCCCATATATTAGGAAAGCCATCCAAAATCAGTGTTTACGTACATACCAATATATTAAACTATGTATCAACATCCAGCAATTGACATATGAGAATTTGTACATGGACTTGCTCAAAAGGAAAAACATTTCTACGCATACATGAAACCACTCAGATTCGGATCCATCACATTGCACAGGCCAATGACAACAAAACACACACACTTCTACGTCACCTAGATTCATGATCAGCAGCATCACATACATACACATCATTTTACTATTTCTCATCCATCATATTCCATATAACAGTAGCTGCAACAAAATACCATAAGATTGTCGCTCGTTAGTTGAAGTGCAAATGGACTAGTGAGATCCTCCTCCGGATGCATAGTTGTTATCATCATGTTCTCAGTCATATTGCAAACTTGAGTGAAGCCATTGCCGATGTGATCATCCATAGCGTCATCCTTGAAGATAACATAGGACGAATCATCTTCCCCTACAAAATTATGTACAAAATTAATGAAGAAGCAAGATATTGGAGAAGTATTTGATAAGGAAATAAAGAGATGGCAACACCACAAACCAGGGGCTCCCGCCACCAACGGGTCTGCTTCGAGCACAagtgatttttatttattttttgacaaGGAGAAGTTGCTGGAATTAGCTAAGCTTTATCCTAGTGATTTTAGTCACAGAGGTATAGTATTCTTGAACATGAACTTGGTTTCTACATAAATAATGTAATCCATGATAGAAGGTTTTCTAGCTTGGACAAAATAGGTGATTGCTAAATTGATGGAGGATACAAGGAAGCATCTCTCCTATCCTTTGGTATATCGGCTTTTGAAGCTAGCACTGACTCTCCAAGTTGCCACTGGCAATGTTGGGACATGTTTTCCAGCTATGAATATTGTGAAGAATGCTTTGCGTGACAAAATTGGTGATGATTATTTAAGTCATAGCCTAATTTGCTTCTTGGGCTTTTGCTCAAAAGCAACAATAGTTCTACATATACATGACACCACTCTTATTCTCATCCATCACATTGCACAGAGAAATGACGACTAAATACACACATTTCTATGTTACCTAGGTTCATGATCAGCAACATCACCTACATAATTATAGCCAGCCAGCACAAAGCCACATAAGCAACACACTACCTGGCAGTAGCCACTAAGAAGAAAATAGTACTCATCCAACTGCTGACTAGATATGTTGGAACCTCAGCTCATTGTGACACGTATATTGTCACTGGAGCAGCACTGTCCTAGACTTGCATATTCAGAATTAATGCATCTCATGCTGTAGTGCCATTTGTGGACACACCATATGATATATGAATAAAACCAGAAAAGTATATATGAAATTATATAATCTGGCACTAGGTTTCATGCCTCGAGCAATGTGATATCCTTTTTTTCTTCACAACTTAACAATTCAGAGATGCTTATTAGGAAATATACTTACAGGAAAATAGCCAGAGGACATGAATCTGTTGGACTGGTAGAAATCCAACTATGAAACCATCCAGTTATGATCCTCACTCATCTGTTCCGGACTCATTGTCTCCTGAATGCAGCGCCTGCACAAGTACACATCATACATGTAAAAAAAGAAGAGTGATTCAGTGGAAAACCAAGAATAGGCCACAGTACAAGGGCCAAAGAGGAAAGGATTTGAAAGTTACATGAANNNNNNNNNNNNNNNNNNNNNNNNNNNNNNNNNNNNNNNNNNNNNNNNNNNNNNNNNNNNNNNNNNNNNNNNNNNNNNNNNNNNNNNNNNNNNNNNNNNNNNNNNNNNNNNNNNNNNNNNNNNNNNNNNNNNNNNNNNNNNNNNNNNNNNNNNNNNNNNNNNNNNNNNNNNNNNNNNNNNNNNNNNNNNNNNNNNNNNNNNNNNNNNNNNNNNNNNNNNNNNNNNNNNNNNNNNNNNNNNNNNNNNNNNNNNNNNNNNNNNNNNNNNNNNNNNNNNNNNNNNNNNNNNNNNNNNNNNNNNNNNNNNNNNNNNNNNNNNNNNNNNNNNNNNNNNNNNNNNNNNNNNNNNNNNNNNNNNNNNNNNNNNNNNNNNNNNNNNNNNNNNNNNNNNNNNNNNNNNNNNNNNNNNNNNNNNNNNNNNNNNNNNNNNNNNNNNNNNNNNNNNNNNNNNNNNNNNNNNNNNNNNNNNNNNNNNNNNNNNNNNNNNNNNNNNNNNNNNNNNNNNNNNNNNNNNNNNNNNNNNNNNNNNNNNNNNNNNNNNNNNNNNNNNNNNNNNNNNNNNNNNNNNNNNNNNNNNNNNNNNNNNNNNNNNNNNNNNNNNNNNNNNNNNNNNNNNNNNNNNNNNNNNNNNNNNNNNNNNNNNNNNNNNNNNNNNNNNNNNNNNNNNNNNNNNNNNNNNNNNNNNNNNNNNNNNNNNNNNNNNNNNNNNNNNNNNNNNNNNNNNNNNNNNNNNNNNNNNNNNNNNNNNNNNNNNNNNNNNNNNNNNNNNNNNNNNNNNNNNNNNNNNNNNNNNNNNNNNNNNNNNNNTCTTTGAGACCATGAACCATCAGCCTAGATTTTACTTTGGCTAATTGCAAATTGATGTAAATCTGCATCTACCCGCACTGGCACTGGGATGGGAAGTATTTATAGTAAGAAACAAATCCATAGGAAGATGAAAAAATCAGCAGAAAAAATCATGACCAACGGCAATAGCCATTAATTAGCATGTTGCTTTGAGAGTTGGATCCAGTGAAGAGCGGGGCAAGAGAAAAAGCAACGCCAGCCGCCGTTGTGCGTGATGATGGACGCAGCCAATGATAgcattttttttctctctcttaagAGAAAGCAGTCAGCCTGTTACATAACTCTGAATTGGGCATCAAACAGTACTGCGCAAATAGCATCAGTGATCTAAAAAGAAGAGTACATCTTCTCATGTACATACACTGCATATCCTGAAGCAGCTACCAAGGAAAAAGAGTCAACATCTTCACGTCTTCACATGCATACACTGCATATCCTGAAGCACCTAGCAAGGATGAAAATTACAGTAACATCAATCTTTTCAGTTTTCAGTGACTTAACCAATGTGATTGCTAATAGCACACCTAGCAGCAGCATCTAAACTTTGAGCTAGCATAGAGATCAAAGCCATTTCTTGCAACATGTAAAATGAATAAATCCATACACGGCAAAAgaatgcaaaaaggcaataaacaAAGAGCATTTCTTGGGAACTCGTCTCGGAGGTAAACAGAAGACCCAATATCGGCTCCGGTCAGAGGTACGTATATAGCCCCACTGAAAAAGCATGTTTTTTTTACTTACAGCGGAGCAGGGGAAGACCATCTGGCAACTAATGCGGTGGCGACGGCCTCCAGAAATAGCTCCGCGATGCATCTACAGAAGAAACCACCGAGATGGAAGAGATAAGAGCACGAAATTTAGCGAGATTTGTGCAAATTCACGGCCTAGACTTATCAAAGGAAGAACATTAAGGATAAAAGAAATTAAAAGAGCAGGGGAGAGGGGAGGACTGGAGTTTACCATGGAGAGGGGCAAGGTGAGAGACGTGGCGAGGCGTCCGGTGATGGGGACGTGAGATGAGAGAAGGCGAAGAAGCAACTGCGGCAACCCATCCTCACGCTTGCTGACGATGTACGCGCACACACAGGGGAGATAGACGGGAACGACCTCAACCTTGGGGTCAGAAGGATGTGGAGGAAGGCGTCGGTCGGGGGTGAGGTCAACGGCGGGGTGGTGCGGTCGCCGTGGGCGAGGACGACGGCGGAGTgggggcacaggaagttgttcctgtggcacctacaccaattgaagtggaagcttatgatatagatcatgaaacttcggatcaagtcactaccaaacctcgtaggacgacaaggacacgtactacttcggagtggtaaggtgatcctgtcttgaaggtcatgctgctagacaacaatgaacctacgagctatggagaagcgatggtgggcccggattccgataaatggctcgaggccataaaatccgagaacggatccatggactttggtggacttgcccgatgatcggcaagccattaagataaatggatctttaagaagaagacggacgtggatggtaatgtcaccatccatgaagctcgacttgtggcaaaaagtttttcacaagttcaaggagttgactacgatgagattttctcatccgtagcgatgcttaagtccgtcggattcatgttagcattagttgtatttatgaaatctggcagatggatatcaaaacgagtttccttaccagttttcgtgaggaaaggttgtatgtaatacaatcagaaagtttttatcgatcctaaggatgctaaaaggtatgctagctccagcgatccttctaaggactggagtgagcatctcggagttggaatgtatgctttgatgatgatcaaagattttgggtttgtacaaagtttatgagaaacttgtatttccaaagaagtgagtgggagcactatagaatttctgatgagtatatgttgttgacatattgttgatcagaaatgacgtagaatttctggaaagcatatagggttattttgaaagtgtttttcaatggaaagcctggattaagctgcttgagcattgagcatcaagatctataaggatagatcaaaacgcttaatggtactttcaaatgagcacataccttgacatgatcttgaaggtgttcaagatggatcagtcaaagaagaagttcttgcctgagttgtaaggtacgaagttaagacttaaagctcgaccacggcagaatagagagaaaggacgaaggtcgtcccctatgcttaaaacgtaggctcttcagtatgctgtgctgtgtaccgcacctgaagtgtgccttgccatgagtcagtcaaggggtacaagagtg containing:
- the LOC123174156 gene encoding uncharacterized protein; translation: MARGNTEVSSTLCNDIDESNDECDRDMSQEIYEIGNSLRGEQLPVPPLRRRPRPRRPHHPAVDLTPDRRLPPHPSDPKVEVVPVYLPCVCAYIVSKREDGLPQLLLRLLSSHVPITGRLATSLTLPLSMMHRGAISGGRRHRISCQMVFPCSAVLQDMQ